A genomic window from Lotus japonicus ecotype B-129 chromosome 1, LjGifu_v1.2 includes:
- the LOC130730491 gene encoding uncharacterized protein LOC130730491 yields the protein MLLRSSSTPVLGSLLPSFTESPSNVLHSESCHTQKHLPPTSVPQHQHRRSFSQIGSFGLSPFSCNSSPISPSIADLDRQNKGFRRVQSEGNLEDLVYNSCSEDRFSYIDTPKRFSGRQRCLTLETIPSFTLSKHRGYLEEDEVESDTEDEAEYEEKEGDGLNFSVVNNGSGVMLTEDLLGVKDGFCRVGFGGQEEGVGGGEMYLAKGLGVGSFGDGMGGCRGGGGGGGGDHSSMGSGGNDGDMHGVEEYYKKMVEESPGDPLFLRNYAQFLYQCKHDLKGAEEYYSRAILADPKDGEVLSQYGKLVWELHHDEERASSYFERAAQASPEDSHVHAAYASFLWDTEEGEDGCNESQCLPSHYHLGAIAN from the exons ATGCTTCTAAGAAGCTCATCTACCCCAGTTCTTGGTTCTCTCCTACCTTCCTTCACAGAAAGTCCTAGTAATGTTCTTCACTCTGAATCATGTCACACACAGAAGCATCTTCCACCAACTAGTGTCCCTCAACATCAACACAGGCGTTCTTTCAGTCAAATTGGATCCTTTGGTCTTTCTCCATTCTCATGCAATTCTTCTCCAATATCTCCCTCCATTGCTGACCTTGACAGACAGAACAAAGGGTTCAGAAGAGTTCAGTCTGAAGGGAACTTAGAAGATTTGGTCTACAATTCTTGCAGTGAAGACAGGTTCAGTTACATAGACACTCCTAAGAGGTTTTCAGGGAGACAAAGGTGTTTGACACTGGAAACAATTCCATCTTTCACTCTTTCTAAGCACAGAGGATAtctggaagaagatgaagttgaaagtgacactgaagatgaggcaGAGTATGAGGAAAAGGAAGGTGATGGTTTGAATTTCAGTGTGGTGAATAATGGCAGTGGTGTTATGTTGACCGAAGATTTGTTGGGAGTGAAGGATGGATTTTGCAGGGTGggttttggtggccaggaagaGGGTGTTGGTGGGGGAGAAATGTATCTTGCAAAGGGGCTTGGTGTTGGTAGCTTTGGTGATGGCATGGGTGGATgcagaggtggtggtggtggtggaggtggtgatcATAGTTCCATGGGTTCTGGTGGGAATGATGGAGATATGCATGGGGTGGAAGAATATTATAAGAAAATGGTAGAGGAAAGTCCAGGGGATCCATTGTTTCTCAGGAATTATGCTCAGTTTTTGTATCAG TGCAAACATGACCTTAAAGGAGCAGAGGAGTACTATTCGCGAGCCATACTAGCAGACCCAAAAGATGGAGAAGTTCTATCACAGTATGGGAAGCTAGTTTGGGAGCTACATCATGATGAAGAACGAGCCTCAAGCTATTTTGAAAGGGCAGCACAAGCCTCTCCTGAAGACAG CCATGTACATGCTGCATATGCAAGTTTCCTTTGGGACacagaggaaggagaagatggGTGCAATGAGTCTCAATGTTTACCATCACATTATCATCTTGGAGCTATAGCTAATTAG
- the LOC130730488 gene encoding auxin-responsive protein IAA11-like isoform X3 encodes MYQTKGSDENMVLSSEDSSSPDETECHLQLGLSLSLSPYATSSLSSRSRTSSHSHSVLTNNAPTSQVVGWPPLRAYRMNSYNSHAKSQVTEVFNSMVENSKANIAVVRKSSDNGSVDNSIIGKENRNPRTRSSLFVKVKMDGVPIGRKVDLSAHSSYETLAQSLEDMFNEPNTVLTCKAGADRHSKLFDGSSNFVLTYEDKEGDWMLVGDVPWWMFISSVRRLRIMRTSEANGLDWKNRTAD; translated from the exons ATGTATCAAACCAAG GGTAGTGATGAAAACATGGTCctttcctcagaggattcttcatCCCCAGATGAGACTGAGTGTCACCTTCAATTGGGTCTCTCCTTGTCCCTCTCTCCCTATGCCACTTCTTCTTTAAGCAGCAGAAGCAGGACTagttctcattctcattctgtTCTCACCAATAACGCTCCCACCAG TCAAGTAGTTGGATGGCCCCCTCTCAGAGCATATAGGATGAACAGCTATAATAGCCATGCAAAATCCCAAGTCACTGAAGTATTCAATTCTATGGTTGAGAACAGTAAGGCCAATATTGCTGTGGTAAGGAAGAGTTCTGACAATGGCAGTGTTGATAATAGTATCATTGGCAAAGAAAACAGAAACCCCAGGACCAGGAGTTCCCTGTTTGTGAAAGTAAAAATGGATGGGGTACCAATTGGAAGGAAGGTTGATTTAAGTGCTCATAGTTCTTATGAAACCTTAGCTCAAAGCTTGGAGGATATGTTTAATGAACCAAATACAGTTCTCACTTGCAAAG CTGGAGCAGATAGGCACTCAAAATTGTTTGATGGATCTTCCAACTTTGTGCTTACTTATGAAGACAAGGAAGGAGACTGGATGCTTGTTGGAGATGTTCCTTGGTG GATGTTCATTAGCTCTGTTAGGAGGCTAAGAATCATGAGGACATCTGAGGCTAATGGACTTG ATTGGAAGAACAGAACAGCAGATTGA
- the LOC130730488 gene encoding auxin-responsive protein IAA11-like isoform X2, with amino-acid sequence MQGSDENMVLSSEDSSSPDETECHLQLGLSLSLSPYATSSLSSRSRTSSHSHSVLTNNAPTSQVVGWPPLRAYRMNSYNSHAKSQVTEVFNSMVENSKANIAVVRKSSDNGSVDNSIIGKENRNPRTRSSLFVKVKMDGVPIGRKVDLSAHSSYETLAQSLEDMFNEPNTVLTCKVGLNGVNHGIIAGADRHSKLFDGSSNFVLTYEDKEGDWMLVGDVPWWMFISSVRRLRIMRTSEANGLDWKNRTAD; translated from the exons ATGCAGGGTAGTGATGAAAACATGGTCctttcctcagaggattcttcatCCCCAGATGAGACTGAGTGTCACCTTCAATTGGGTCTCTCCTTGTCCCTCTCTCCCTATGCCACTTCTTCTTTAAGCAGCAGAAGCAGGACTagttctcattctcattctgtTCTCACCAATAACGCTCCCACCAG TCAAGTAGTTGGATGGCCCCCTCTCAGAGCATATAGGATGAACAGCTATAATAGCCATGCAAAATCCCAAGTCACTGAAGTATTCAATTCTATGGTTGAGAACAGTAAGGCCAATATTGCTGTGGTAAGGAAGAGTTCTGACAATGGCAGTGTTGATAATAGTATCATTGGCAAAGAAAACAGAAACCCCAGGACCAGGAGTTCCCTGTTTGTGAAAGTAAAAATGGATGGGGTACCAATTGGAAGGAAGGTTGATTTAAGTGCTCATAGTTCTTATGAAACCTTAGCTCAAAGCTTGGAGGATATGTTTAATGAACCAAATACAGTTCTCACTTGCAAAG TTGGACTAAATGGAGTGAATCATGGTATTATAGCTGGAGCAGATAGGCACTCAAAATTGTTTGATGGATCTTCCAACTTTGTGCTTACTTATGAAGACAAGGAAGGAGACTGGATGCTTGTTGGAGATGTTCCTTGGTG GATGTTCATTAGCTCTGTTAGGAGGCTAAGAATCATGAGGACATCTGAGGCTAATGGACTTG ATTGGAAGAACAGAACAGCAGATTGA
- the LOC130732639 gene encoding L10-interacting MYB domain-containing protein-like, with the protein MSQVHVKRKRADWSDKNLGIFLKVCVEEVRAGNRPHTHFTRTGWANIQAKFNNATKLAYDYKKFKNKWDHLKVDWALWTKLNAIESGLGWDATKRTVAASDEWWEAKIKESPEVGKFRDEGLKFFPEMEILFKGVVATGLAAYAPSEDSRDSHGQSIGVEESFDADIDEAETEEHGIEVEMTAQPSSSV; encoded by the exons ATGTCTCAAGTTCATGTGAAACGAAAGAGAGCAGATTGGAGTGATAAGAATCttggaatttttttgaaagtgtgcGTTGAAGAGGTACGTGCTGGGAATAGACCTCACACTCACTTTACAAGAACTGGATGGGCAAATATACAAGCCAAGTTCAACAATGCCACAAAGTTAGCATatgattataaaaaatttaaaaataagtgggatCATTTGAAAGTAGATTGGGCATTATGGACAAAGCTTAATGCAATAGAATCAGGTCTTGGTTGGGATGCAACTAAGAGAACAGTAGCTGCTAGTGATGAATGGTGGGAGGCCAAAATCAAG GAGAGTCCTGAGGTTGGAAAGTTTAGAGATGAAGGTCTGAAATTTTTTCCTGAGATGGAAATTTTATTCAAGGGTGTAGTTGCTACTGGTCTTGCAGCATATGCTCCATCTGAAGATTCAAGAGACTCTCACGGTCAAAGCATTGGAGTGGAAGAGTCATTTGATGCTGATATTGATGAGGCCGAAACAGAAGAGCATGGGATTGAGGTAGAAATGACAGCGCAACCATCATCTTCagtataa
- the LOC130730489 gene encoding uncharacterized protein LOC130730489 isoform X1: MLAKRLGSFFKLSPKPQVSSSTRSVDEEKSKYYGRKAVQFLLITTTGGVALSALDDLAIYHSCSSKAMEKVSKNQAVIDAIGEPIVKGSWYNASLAVAHKRHSVSCSFPVSGPQGTGLLQLKAVRNGDDSWSSYYLARDWDILIMDALLHVPGNEERHRTFRINISDNLPPSPACPECVRPPSEQSDPNSSSNQ, from the exons ATGTTGGCCAAGAGACTAGGCTCATTTTTCAAACTCTCTCCAAAACCTCAGGTTTCTAG TTCCACGAGGAGTGTGGATGAAGAGAAGAGCAAATATTATGGCCGTAAGGCAGTTCAATTTCTTTTGATTACTACTACAGGTGGTGTTGCTCTGAGTGCTCTAGATGACCTTGCTATCTATCATAGCTGTAGCAG CAAGGCCATGGAGAAGGTGAGCAAGAACCAGGCAGTAATAGATGCTATTGGAGAACCGATTGTTAAAGGCTCTTGGTACAATGCATCTCTTGCAGTAGCTCACAAGAGGCATTCTGTGTCCTGCTCATTTCCTGTTTCTGGACCACAAGGCACAGGTCTCTTACAGCTAAAGGCTGTTCGCAATGGAG ATGACAGTTGGTCTTCATATTATCTTGCTCGTGATTGGGATATTTTAATCATGGATGCTCTCCTCCATGTACCTGGGAATGAGGAGAGGCATCGAACGTTTCGGATTAATATCTCCGACAACTTGCCTCCTTCTCCTGCTTGCCCTGAGTGCGTTCGTCCTCCATCAGAACAGTCTGATCCAAACTCAAGTTCCAATCAATAA
- the LOC130730489 gene encoding uncharacterized protein LOC130730489 isoform X2: protein MTLLSIIAVAVENLSTWAAPKIIHCEICSKAMEKVSKNQAVIDAIGEPIVKGSWYNASLAVAHKRHSVSCSFPVSGPQGTGLLQLKAVRNGDDSWSSYYLARDWDILIMDALLHVPGNEERHRTFRINISDNLPPSPACPECVRPPSEQSDPNSSSNQ from the exons ATGACCTTGCTATCTATCATAGCTGTAGCAG TTGAAAATTTGAGCACCTGGGCAGCTCCTAAAATTATTCACTGCGAAATTTGCAGCAAGGCCATGGAGAAGGTGAGCAAGAACCAGGCAGTAATAGATGCTATTGGAGAACCGATTGTTAAAGGCTCTTGGTACAATGCATCTCTTGCAGTAGCTCACAAGAGGCATTCTGTGTCCTGCTCATTTCCTGTTTCTGGACCACAAGGCACAGGTCTCTTACAGCTAAAGGCTGTTCGCAATGGAG ATGACAGTTGGTCTTCATATTATCTTGCTCGTGATTGGGATATTTTAATCATGGATGCTCTCCTCCATGTACCTGGGAATGAGGAGAGGCATCGAACGTTTCGGATTAATATCTCCGACAACTTGCCTCCTTCTCCTGCTTGCCCTGAGTGCGTTCGTCCTCCATCAGAACAGTCTGATCCAAACTCAAGTTCCAATCAATAA
- the LOC130730488 gene encoding auxin-responsive protein IAA11-like isoform X1, with the protein MYQTKGSDENMVLSSEDSSSPDETECHLQLGLSLSLSPYATSSLSSRSRTSSHSHSVLTNNAPTSQVVGWPPLRAYRMNSYNSHAKSQVTEVFNSMVENSKANIAVVRKSSDNGSVDNSIIGKENRNPRTRSSLFVKVKMDGVPIGRKVDLSAHSSYETLAQSLEDMFNEPNTVLTCKVGLNGVNHGIIAGADRHSKLFDGSSNFVLTYEDKEGDWMLVGDVPWWMFISSVRRLRIMRTSEANGLDWKNRTAD; encoded by the exons ATGTATCAAACCAAG GGTAGTGATGAAAACATGGTCctttcctcagaggattcttcatCCCCAGATGAGACTGAGTGTCACCTTCAATTGGGTCTCTCCTTGTCCCTCTCTCCCTATGCCACTTCTTCTTTAAGCAGCAGAAGCAGGACTagttctcattctcattctgtTCTCACCAATAACGCTCCCACCAG TCAAGTAGTTGGATGGCCCCCTCTCAGAGCATATAGGATGAACAGCTATAATAGCCATGCAAAATCCCAAGTCACTGAAGTATTCAATTCTATGGTTGAGAACAGTAAGGCCAATATTGCTGTGGTAAGGAAGAGTTCTGACAATGGCAGTGTTGATAATAGTATCATTGGCAAAGAAAACAGAAACCCCAGGACCAGGAGTTCCCTGTTTGTGAAAGTAAAAATGGATGGGGTACCAATTGGAAGGAAGGTTGATTTAAGTGCTCATAGTTCTTATGAAACCTTAGCTCAAAGCTTGGAGGATATGTTTAATGAACCAAATACAGTTCTCACTTGCAAAG TTGGACTAAATGGAGTGAATCATGGTATTATAGCTGGAGCAGATAGGCACTCAAAATTGTTTGATGGATCTTCCAACTTTGTGCTTACTTATGAAGACAAGGAAGGAGACTGGATGCTTGTTGGAGATGTTCCTTGGTG GATGTTCATTAGCTCTGTTAGGAGGCTAAGAATCATGAGGACATCTGAGGCTAATGGACTTG ATTGGAAGAACAGAACAGCAGATTGA